The Gossypium hirsutum isolate 1008001.06 chromosome D07, Gossypium_hirsutum_v2.1, whole genome shotgun sequence genome includes the window ttttacataaattattttttatataatatttttatttaaacctttaaatttaatttttttacttttattttttctaatatcCCTTTTTATGgtgtaaaatatattatataacatGACAATCCTAAAATATCAGTCACCTTACTTTCAGTTATGCATCcacataattcaaaattaaatccaCACACCAATGGctattaatttcaatatttaacttttgaaattcgagaaataaaaaataaaaagtataataatttatttaactcttcaacttaaaaaaaagttattttagttttttatttaatttttcatatttttagcttttaaatttGTACTTTTTGCCAAACCACctcaaaatagaaagaaaaattagTATTGTTTCACTTTGCTTGCATGACATACACGTGGATTGTCACGTGTATGCCACGTCAGTTAAGTTAACAAAGTTTGTTATTTCAtctagtaaattaaaaaaaaaaaaagagtgccaaaaaatccaaaaactaaatataaattaaaaaattagaaaaaaagactaaatattCAAATATATCATTACGAACAATGAAGATTTGCATAATTTTATcaaatgtttatttgtttatctttttttttgttcatcaaATATTTATCAGGTTGTGAGGATGACTTCTAAAGACAATGTACAAGCAAAAGAGATATGGTGCATAGGTGGCAGCTCCCTAGTGGAGGAAACGATTTAGTCCACTTTCTCAAGATGAGATAATCCTGGGAAAATCCAAATTTCCCTTCTACAATTTTTCTGCCACACTATCCCTTTGTTACAGACACAGAAAAGATCAGAGCGTGGAGACATGGCTAGCTGCTGCAACATGGCATCGGCTGCTTCAGGTTTCTTGCTAACACCCAATGTTTCTGCAGGGACTTCTAAGACCAACAACAACAACATGGTGTTTTTCCCATCCAAGACCAACAACACTTCAAGGCTTGTTGTGAGGGCAGCTGATGAGGCTtcaccaccaccaccctctccAACCCCAGCAACCACCACTGCACCACCTGAAGGGGGTGAAGCCCCTAAGCCTAAGCCACCACCAATAGGACCAAAAAGAGGCACCAAGGTTAGCTCCCTTACATGTAGAATATATCTGCAGAGATGATGTAGGGAAAATAAGTAAACATAAATCACTCTCTGTCAAGCTTTGATCATTAAACAGGGAATCAAAATTGTTACTATGAACAACAAGTTTGATGAAATGATGTTCGATATGATAGGTGAAGATTCTTAGGAGGGAGTCCTACTGGTACAACAGCTATGGATCAGTTGTTACAGTTGACCAGGTcactctttctctctttcttcttCCAGCTCTAtgtgcatgcatgcatgtatgaAGGAACTATGGATCTAATTTTGTGTCCATTTGGTGCAGGATCCCAAGACTCGGTACCCAGTTGTGGTTCGATTCAACAAAGTTAATTACGCCAATGTATCTACCAACAACTACGCATTGGATGAGATTGAAGAAGTTAAATGAGTCACTGTTTCATTTTGTAATAATTTTGGGTTTCAATGATCCTATGGCTAATATATATATCGTCTTCCCCCCTCTATCTGGCTTTGAGCTTGTTTCTACCAAAAACAACGTGTACAATACTATCATCTTTCTCTTTATTTCTCTCATTTATTAATGCCTTACTTTCCTATGTTATGTTTCAACACATCAGTGACAAAATTGGTGATCATCTGATAAAACCCTGAAAGGTTCTTTTGGTGTTATACTGTTTTTTGTTGCAGTTCAAAACAGTGTCTGGATCCAATTGTGCTACAAGTGTAAAAGAATAGAGCACCTTCCAGACTCATTTTGAGTGTACCTTTGATGCTAAACAatgtttgaaaaatataattccTGTTCGGGTCGACGTTTTATGCATAAAATTGATTAAAGCCCCCTGTCAGACTCGTTTTTATCATCTTAACAGCTGAGCTTCCTCCAAAGGGCATAACTGTTTTTCGAGGCCAATTAAGATTTCGAGACAAAAGACCTTCTACTTCCATATACATGAATCATTTAGCAAAAAGGTTCATTCACGACATAACATGATGTTACCATGGCTACCAACAAGCTACTGCATGCAGTATTAGTTCCTCTTGGTTTCTCATTCTGATTGCTTCCGAAAGGATGATAACTGAATCGAGGTATCATAGACGACAAGATTAAAAAGAATATGTATTTGTAGATAAATAATGTTGTTTTGGGATACAGATAGGGAAGAACACTGTAAGATCTACAATAGAACATGAGCAGCAACATAAGATGAGaccatatatatgtgtatgtattcaGCTTGAAGCAAATTCCTTTTTTGTCATTTTGTTGTTGGACATAGGAAA containing:
- the LOC107925900 gene encoding photosystem I reaction center subunit IV A, chloroplastic translates to MASCCNMASAASGFLLTPNVSAGTSKTNNNNMVFFPSKTNNTSRLVVRAADEASPPPPSPTPATTTAPPEGGEAPKPKPPPIGPKRGTKVKILRRESYWYNSYGSVVTVDQDPKTRYPVVVRFNKVNYANVSTNNYALDEIEEVK